The Pocillopora verrucosa isolate sample1 chromosome 14, ASM3666991v2, whole genome shotgun sequence genome has a segment encoding these proteins:
- the LOC131794805 gene encoding rho GTPase-activating protein 26 isoform X1, translating into MGLKPLEFEDCILDSPYFRENIHEHERELERTNEAIKGLIKECKTLLKAIENLSKAQRSFANVLNGFGLECIGEVETDDEMIIADSLKEFASMITSVEDERERMLNHANSQLIVPLEKFRREQIGGAKEEKKKFDKQTEKYCLTVQNYLNLSYKKKETILSEADQLLQSERRLFHQSALDYVVKLQEVNEKKKFEFVETILSFMYGHQTFFHSGHEVFKDYVEYMKDLQLKLQNTRERFDTAKEEAESLMSRVQMKAQSGELQYRGAHTRQGYLAVQKKGSLGTNTWHKHYCMYTKENKILTMIPYTQTQGRLNASTDTMVVTSCIRRMTDSIDRRFTFEITAEERSQPILLQAQGEDDRKSWLEAMDGKEPLYEDFNNLPKLKDEETRDLELTFITKCISAVEKRGITDQGLYRIVGVGSKVQNLLLQCIERKKAKTVDLADQECEWEVKTITSALKQYLRNMPEPLFTYNYHEQFLEAVKKDTFEKRVEALKCLVAELPEENRKLIRMIMKHLTQVAAHSNRNLMAASNLGVVFGPTLMKSREESMAAIMNLKYQSIVIELLIKEFNTIFGPDPSPDLGEDSTDSSPIVVENNTGNPFLEEKENDSTHFYEKPKPLPKKRNSDDTGAKINEAKPVTPSKPLPLPTKGYRAPPPPNKPAPYARPKVRAIVATDSEDDLSSLSESSSANSTPQSEGKGPLSPRDFWREKTANKPVPPPKKPEVVAEFKSRFEGSSRPFSMVDPINDKAKEKSSGIRRASSQGGSLNRGVQSWGTGPPPLPKEPPPVDEPKPSPATKTPRKVRTIYPCVAENSSELSFDAGTVISNVRPSKEPGWLEGTLNGRTGLVPENYVETIT; encoded by the exons ATGGGGCTTAAGCCTCTTGAGTTCGAAGATTGCATTTTGGATAGTCCGTATTTCCGTGAGAACATCCACGAACATGAACGGGAGCTGGAAAGAACGAACGAGGCCATCAAGGGCCTCATCAAAGAATGTAAGACTTTGTTGAAGGCGATCGAAA ATTTATCCAAAGCACAACGTAGCTTTGCAAATGTGCTGAATGGCTTTGGGTTGGAATGCATTGGTGAAGTAGAGACTGACGATGAGATGATTATTG CTGATTCGCTGAAGGAATTTGCTAGCATGATCACTAGTGTTGAAGATGAACGAGAAAGAATG TTAAACCATGCAAATTCACAGCTGATAGTACCGCTAGAGAAATTCAGGAGAGAGCAGATTGGAGGAGCAAAG gaggaaaaaaagaaatttgacaagcagacagaaaaatattgtttaacAGTCCAGAACTACTTGAATCTTTCttacaagaagaaagaaaccaTTCTGAGTGAG GCGGATCAACTACTTCAATCAGAGAGGCGTCTTTTCCATCAGTCTGCCCTTGATTATGTTGTCAAACTTCAAGAGGTCAATGAGAAGAAGAAGTTTGAATTTGTTGAAACT ATTTTATCTTTTATGTATGGgcaccaaacattttttcacaGTG GGCATGAAGTATTTAAAGACTACGTTGAGTACATGAAAGATCTTCAACTGAAACTTCAAAAT ACTCGAGAACGATTTGACACGGCCAAAGAAGAAGCTGAAAGCCTCATGAGTCGAGTACAAATG AAAGCTCAAAGTGGTGAGCTACAGTATCGTGGTGCACATACAAGGCAAGGATATCTGGCAGTGCAGAAGAAAG GAAGCCTTGGTACCAATACTTGGCACAAACATTACTGTATGTAcacaaaggaaaacaagatTCTCACCATGATTCCATACACGCAGACTCAGGGACGACTG AATGCATCAACTGACACAATGGTTGTAACATCTTGCATCAG AAGAATGACAGATTCTATAGACAGAAGATTTACATTTGAAATTACTGCCGAGGAAAG ATCACAACCTATCTTATTGCAAGCACAGGGTGAGGATGATAGAAAGTCTTGGTTGGAAGCCATGGATGGCAAAGAACCT ttgTATGAGGATTTCAATAACCTACCCAAACttaaagatg AGGAAACACGTGATCTTGAACTCACTTTTATCACCAAGTGTATTTCAGCAGTGGAAAAACGAG GTATAACAGACCAAGGTCTTTACAGAATAGTTGGTGTGGGTTCCAAGGTCCAGAATCTTTTGTTACAATGTATTGAAAGGAAGAAGGCAAAGACAGTTGACCTTGCAGACCAGGAATGTGAATGGGAAGTCAAAACCATTACCAGTGCACTTAAACAGTACTTGAG GAACATGCCAGAGCCTTTGTTTACATACAACTACCATGAACAATTCCTGGAAGCTGTTA aaAAAGATACATTCGAGAAACGAGTTGAGGCCTTGAAGTGCCTTGTGGCTGAATTACCTGAAGAAAACAGGAAGTTAATAAGAATGATTATGAAACATTTAACACA GGTTGCGGCTCATTCCAATAGGAACTTAATGGCGGCAAGCAACCTTGGAGTTGTGTTTGGTCCAACATTGATGAAATCTAGAGAGGAATCTATGGCTGCGATCATGAATTTGAAATACCAGAGTATTGTTATTGAGCTGCTTATCAAAGAGTTTAACACA ATTTTTGGGCCTGATCCTAGTCCGGATTTAGGGGAAGATTCTACTGATTCCTCTCCAATTGTAGTAGAGAACAACACAGGGAATCCCTTCttagaagaaaaagagaatgatTCTACGCACTTCTACGAAAAGCCCAAACCTCTCCCTAAGAAGAGAAACAGTGATGATACTGGTGCTAAAATAAATGAAGCCAAACCTGTTACACCCTCCAAGCCTCTACCCCTCCCCACTAAAGGTTACCGTGCCCCACCCCCTCCGAACAAACCAGCTCCGTATGCGAGGCCGAAAGTCAGAGCCATTGTTGCGACAG ATTCCGAGGACGATCTTAGCAGTTTGTCTGAGTCTTCAAGTGCAAATTCAACCCCTCAGAGTGAAGGGAAAGGGCCGTTATCTCCAAGGGATTTTTGGAGAGAAAAAACTG CAAATAAACCAGTACCTCCTCCGAAGAAACCTGAAGTAGT CGCTGAGTTTAAAAGCAGATTTGAAGGCTCTTCAAGACCTTTTTCTATGGTTGATCCCAT AAACGATAAGGCAAAGGAGAAGTCTTCTGGTATTCGCCGTGCTAGCAGTCAAGGGGGAAGCCTTAACAGGGGAGTGCAGTCTTGGGGGACTGGGCCTCCCCCTCTCCCTAAGGAACCCCCGCCGGTAGATGAACCGAAGCCATCTCCAGCTACCAAAACACCGAG GAAAGTCAGGACGATATATCCCTGTGTAGCGGAGAACAGTTCGGAGCTTTCGTTTGATGCTGGCACAGTAATTTCAAATG tgCGCCCTTCGAAAGAACCTGGCTGGCTTGAAGGTACGCTGAACGGAAGGACAGGTCTTGTTCCTGAGAATTACGTTGAAACTATCACGTAG
- the LOC131794805 gene encoding rho GTPase-activating protein 26 isoform X2, with translation MGLKPLEFEDCILDSPYFRENIHEHERELERTNEAIKGLIKECKTLLKAIENLSKAQRSFANVLNGFGLECIGEVETDDEMIIADSLKEFASMITSVEDERERMLNHANSQLIVPLEKFRREQIGGAKEEKKKFDKQTEKYCLTVQNYLNLSYKKKETILSEADQLLQSERRLFHQSALDYVVKLQEVNEKKKFEFVETILSFMYGHQTFFHSGHEVFKDYVEYMKDLQLKLQNTRERFDTAKEEAESLMSRVQMKAQSGELQYRGAHTRQGYLAVQKKGSLGTNTWHKHYCMYTKENKILTMIPYTQTQGRLNASTDTMVVTSCIRRMTDSIDRRFTFEITAEERSQPILLQAQGEDDRKSWLEAMDGKEPLYEDFNNLPKLKDEETRDLELTFITKCISAVEKRGITDQGLYRIVGVGSKVQNLLLQCIERKKAKTVDLADQECEWEVKTITSALKQYLRNMPEPLFTYNYHEQFLEAVKKDTFEKRVEALKCLVAELPEENRKLIRMIMKHLTQVAAHSNRNLMAASNLGVVFGPTLMKSREESMAAIMNLKYQSIVIELLIKEFNTIFGPDPSPDLGEDSTDSSPIVVENNTGNPFLEEKENDSTHFYEKPKPLPKKRNSDDTGAKINEAKPVTPSKPLPLPTKGYRAPPPPNKPAPYARPKVRAIVATDSEDDLSSLSESSSANSTPQSEGKGPLSPRDFWREKTANKPVPPPKKPEVVNDKAKEKSSGIRRASSQGGSLNRGVQSWGTGPPPLPKEPPPVDEPKPSPATKTPRKVRTIYPCVAENSSELSFDAGTVISNVRPSKEPGWLEGTLNGRTGLVPENYVETIT, from the exons ATGGGGCTTAAGCCTCTTGAGTTCGAAGATTGCATTTTGGATAGTCCGTATTTCCGTGAGAACATCCACGAACATGAACGGGAGCTGGAAAGAACGAACGAGGCCATCAAGGGCCTCATCAAAGAATGTAAGACTTTGTTGAAGGCGATCGAAA ATTTATCCAAAGCACAACGTAGCTTTGCAAATGTGCTGAATGGCTTTGGGTTGGAATGCATTGGTGAAGTAGAGACTGACGATGAGATGATTATTG CTGATTCGCTGAAGGAATTTGCTAGCATGATCACTAGTGTTGAAGATGAACGAGAAAGAATG TTAAACCATGCAAATTCACAGCTGATAGTACCGCTAGAGAAATTCAGGAGAGAGCAGATTGGAGGAGCAAAG gaggaaaaaaagaaatttgacaagcagacagaaaaatattgtttaacAGTCCAGAACTACTTGAATCTTTCttacaagaagaaagaaaccaTTCTGAGTGAG GCGGATCAACTACTTCAATCAGAGAGGCGTCTTTTCCATCAGTCTGCCCTTGATTATGTTGTCAAACTTCAAGAGGTCAATGAGAAGAAGAAGTTTGAATTTGTTGAAACT ATTTTATCTTTTATGTATGGgcaccaaacattttttcacaGTG GGCATGAAGTATTTAAAGACTACGTTGAGTACATGAAAGATCTTCAACTGAAACTTCAAAAT ACTCGAGAACGATTTGACACGGCCAAAGAAGAAGCTGAAAGCCTCATGAGTCGAGTACAAATG AAAGCTCAAAGTGGTGAGCTACAGTATCGTGGTGCACATACAAGGCAAGGATATCTGGCAGTGCAGAAGAAAG GAAGCCTTGGTACCAATACTTGGCACAAACATTACTGTATGTAcacaaaggaaaacaagatTCTCACCATGATTCCATACACGCAGACTCAGGGACGACTG AATGCATCAACTGACACAATGGTTGTAACATCTTGCATCAG AAGAATGACAGATTCTATAGACAGAAGATTTACATTTGAAATTACTGCCGAGGAAAG ATCACAACCTATCTTATTGCAAGCACAGGGTGAGGATGATAGAAAGTCTTGGTTGGAAGCCATGGATGGCAAAGAACCT ttgTATGAGGATTTCAATAACCTACCCAAACttaaagatg AGGAAACACGTGATCTTGAACTCACTTTTATCACCAAGTGTATTTCAGCAGTGGAAAAACGAG GTATAACAGACCAAGGTCTTTACAGAATAGTTGGTGTGGGTTCCAAGGTCCAGAATCTTTTGTTACAATGTATTGAAAGGAAGAAGGCAAAGACAGTTGACCTTGCAGACCAGGAATGTGAATGGGAAGTCAAAACCATTACCAGTGCACTTAAACAGTACTTGAG GAACATGCCAGAGCCTTTGTTTACATACAACTACCATGAACAATTCCTGGAAGCTGTTA aaAAAGATACATTCGAGAAACGAGTTGAGGCCTTGAAGTGCCTTGTGGCTGAATTACCTGAAGAAAACAGGAAGTTAATAAGAATGATTATGAAACATTTAACACA GGTTGCGGCTCATTCCAATAGGAACTTAATGGCGGCAAGCAACCTTGGAGTTGTGTTTGGTCCAACATTGATGAAATCTAGAGAGGAATCTATGGCTGCGATCATGAATTTGAAATACCAGAGTATTGTTATTGAGCTGCTTATCAAAGAGTTTAACACA ATTTTTGGGCCTGATCCTAGTCCGGATTTAGGGGAAGATTCTACTGATTCCTCTCCAATTGTAGTAGAGAACAACACAGGGAATCCCTTCttagaagaaaaagagaatgatTCTACGCACTTCTACGAAAAGCCCAAACCTCTCCCTAAGAAGAGAAACAGTGATGATACTGGTGCTAAAATAAATGAAGCCAAACCTGTTACACCCTCCAAGCCTCTACCCCTCCCCACTAAAGGTTACCGTGCCCCACCCCCTCCGAACAAACCAGCTCCGTATGCGAGGCCGAAAGTCAGAGCCATTGTTGCGACAG ATTCCGAGGACGATCTTAGCAGTTTGTCTGAGTCTTCAAGTGCAAATTCAACCCCTCAGAGTGAAGGGAAAGGGCCGTTATCTCCAAGGGATTTTTGGAGAGAAAAAACTG CAAATAAACCAGTACCTCCTCCGAAGAAACCTGAAGTAGT AAACGATAAGGCAAAGGAGAAGTCTTCTGGTATTCGCCGTGCTAGCAGTCAAGGGGGAAGCCTTAACAGGGGAGTGCAGTCTTGGGGGACTGGGCCTCCCCCTCTCCCTAAGGAACCCCCGCCGGTAGATGAACCGAAGCCATCTCCAGCTACCAAAACACCGAG GAAAGTCAGGACGATATATCCCTGTGTAGCGGAGAACAGTTCGGAGCTTTCGTTTGATGCTGGCACAGTAATTTCAAATG tgCGCCCTTCGAAAGAACCTGGCTGGCTTGAAGGTACGCTGAACGGAAGGACAGGTCTTGTTCCTGAGAATTACGTTGAAACTATCACGTAG